From Vicia villosa cultivar HV-30 ecotype Madison, WI unplaced genomic scaffold, Vvil1.0 ctg.000321F_1_1_1, whole genome shotgun sequence, the proteins below share one genomic window:
- the LOC131626788 gene encoding wall-associated receptor kinase-like 14 isoform X3, whose amino-acid sequence MLLPEPELKLKKMFLHHHHHNSKLSTLIIIIITIFITAITADQNNNHCKRRCGKQTVNYPFGFSEGCKIELTCSNNDNQIKIGNSTVQKLNSDSIFISLPAKCNRSTSFIYPLFGKNYAPTWNNTFLVQRCNPSLNGCVIPTSIFAGTRTDVEGCDSRKSDNITCFTQLQRKRKREDVLTVNDWKKTGCELLFSAIAVDDSTVDEVPLQFQVVELGWWLEGPCLCTDDANCTEVRLAGGKQGFRCRCREGLVGDGFVNGTGCQRASHCSLSTLGSSKCAKALRIGLLLGVIIIGASVTAALSLVCYFTNRRSTWLTKQLTVRRLLREAAGNYIVPLYPYKEVERATNFFSEKHRLGTGAYGTVYAGNLHNNELVAIKKIRYRDTNSVDQVMNEIKLLSSVSHPNLVRLLGCCIEKGEHILVYEYMPNGTLSQHLQRERGGTLPWTIRLTIASETANAVAFLHSSNPPIYHRDIKSSNILLDFSFQSKVADFGLSRLGMTEISHISTAPQGTPGYVDPQYHQNFHLSDKSDVYSFGVVLVEIITAMKVVDFGRPQSEINLAALAIEKIRKGRVDDIIDPFLDLNRDAWTLYSVNKVAELAFRCLAFHSESRPSMIEVAEELDHIRRSGWATMEETICLGSSVGSGCSSPRYNGNENLVSKNEILVVPQKTNSFLHTIEEVKDGSPESVHGTWSSRPSSPSTNSLLGNVVQ is encoded by the exons ATGTTGCTGCCAGAGCCAGAACTTAAATTAAAG AAAATGttccttcatcatcatcatca caaTTCAAAGCTTTCTactctcatcatcatcatcatcacaatctTCATAACAGCAATAACTGCTGATCAAAACAACAATCACTGCAAGCGAAGATGCGGAAAACAAACCGTGAACTACCCATTCGGATTCTCAGAAGGATGCAAAATCGAATTAACCTGCAGCAACAACGACAATCAAATCAAAATTGGTAACTCAACGGTTCAAAAACTGAACTCTGATAGCATATTCATATCTCTACCAGCGAAATGCAACCGTAGCACCAGTTTCATATACCCGCTTTTCGGTAAAAACTATGCTCCAACCTGGAACAACACCTTCCTCGTCCAGAGATGTAACCCAAGTCTTAATGGTTGTGTTATTCCAACTTCGATTTTTGCTGGAACACGTACAGACGTTGAAGGTTGTGATTCAAGAAAAAGTGATAACATCACCTGCTTCACGCAATTACAGCGTAAGAGAAAACGTGAGGATGTTCTTACGGTTAATGATTGGAAGAAAACTGGATGTGAATTGTTGTTCTCTGCTATTGCTGTTGATGACAGCACAGTCGATGAGGTTCCGCTTCAGTTTCAGGTGGTTGAGTTAGGGTGGTGGCTTGAAGGTCCTTGTTTATGTACTGATGATGCTAATTGTACGGAGGTTCGTCTTGCCGGAGGAAAACAAGGTTTCCGGTGTCGTTGCCGGGAAGGTTTAGTCGGAGATGGATTTGTAAACGGTACTGGTTGCCAGAGAG CTTCACATTGCAGTCTTTCAACACTTGGGTCTAGCAAATGTGCAAAAGCACTCAGAATTGGTTTACTTCTTGGAG TGATCATAATTGGAGCCTCAGTGACGGCTGCACTGTCTCTAGTATGCTACTTCACGAATCGCCGATCGACATGGCTAACAAAACAACTGACAGTAAGGCGCCTATTAAGAGAAGCTGCAGGAAACTACATTGTTCCTCTCTACCCTTACAAAGAAGTAGAAAGGGCCACAAATTTTTTCTCTGAGAAACACAGGCTAGGAACTGGTGCTTACGGCACCGTTTACGCTGGAAACCTTCACAACAACGAATTGGTTGCTATAAAAAAAATCAGGTATAGAGACACCAACAGTGTTGACCAAGTTATGAATGAAATCAAACTCCTATCTTCGGTAAGTCACCCGAATTTAGTTCGACTTTTAGGTTGCTGCATAGAAAAAGGAGAACACATACTTGTTTACGAGTATATGCCAAATGGAACACTATCTCAACATTTACAAAGGGAAAGAGGTGGAACACTTCCTTGGACAATAAGACTCACCATTGCCTCTGAAACTGCTAATGCTGTAGCGTTTCTTCATTCTTCAAATCCTCCGATTTATCACAGAGACATAAAATCTAGTAACATACTATTGGACTTTAGTTTTCAATCAAAAGTAGCAGATTTCGGACTTTCTAGGCTAGGCATGACAGAAATATCACATATCTCAACCGCGCCACAAGGGACTCCAGGTTATGTTGATCCACAATACCatcaaaactttcatctttcaGATAAAAGTGATGTCTATAGTTTCGGAGTTGTTTTGGTAGAGATAATAACAGCGATGAAAGTGGTTGATTTTGGTAGACCTCAAAGTGAGATAAATTTGGCAGCACTTGCTATTGAAAAAATTAGGAAAGGCCGTGTCGACGACATCATAGATCCTTTCCTTGATCTTAATAGGGACGCATGGACACTCTATTCTGTTAACAAGGTAGCTGAGCTTGCGTTTAGATGCCTCGCTTTTCATAGCGAATCTAGGCCCAGTATGATTGAAGTTGCTGAGGAGTTAGATCATATCAGACGTAGCGGATGGGCGACAATGGAGGAAACTATATGCTTAGGCTCATCGGTTGGATCCGGGTGTTCATCACCTCGTTATAATGGAAATGAGAATTTAGTCTCAAAGAATGAAATCCTGGTTGTTCCACAAAAGACTAATAGTTTTTTGCATACAATAGAGGAAGTGAAGGATGGTTCTCCTGAATCTGTTCATGGTACTTGGTCAAGTAGACCTAGCTCACCTTCAACAAACAGCTTGTTAGGAAATGTTGTTCAGTGA
- the LOC131626788 gene encoding wall-associated receptor kinase-like 14 isoform X2 yields the protein MLLPEPELKLKKMFLHHHHHHHRNSKLSTLIIIIITIFITAITADQNNNHCKRRCGKQTVNYPFGFSEGCKIELTCSNNDNQIKIGNSTVQKLNSDSIFISLPAKCNRSTSFIYPLFGKNYAPTWNNTFLVQRCNPSLNGCVIPTSIFAGTRTDVEGCDSRKSDNITCFTQLQRKRKREDVLTVNDWKKTGCELLFSAIAVDDSTVDEVPLQFQVVELGWWLEGPCLCTDDANCTEVRLAGGKQGFRCRCREGLVGDGFVNGTGCQRASHCSLSTLGSSKCAKALRIGLLLGVIIIGASVTAALSLVCYFTNRRSTWLTKQLTVRRLLREAAGNYIVPLYPYKEVERATNFFSEKHRLGTGAYGTVYAGNLHNNELVAIKKIRYRDTNSVDQVMNEIKLLSSVSHPNLVRLLGCCIEKGEHILVYEYMPNGTLSQHLQRERGGTLPWTIRLTIASETANAVAFLHSSNPPIYHRDIKSSNILLDFSFQSKVADFGLSRLGMTEISHISTAPQGTPGYVDPQYHQNFHLSDKSDVYSFGVVLVEIITAMKVVDFGRPQSEINLAALAIEKIRKGRVDDIIDPFLDLNRDAWTLYSVNKVAELAFRCLAFHSESRPSMIEVAEELDHIRRSGWATMEETICLGSSVGSGCSSPRYNGNENLVSKNEILVVPQKTNSFLHTIEEVKDGSPESVHGTWSSRPSSPSTNSLLGNVVQ from the exons ATGTTGCTGCCAGAGCCAGAACTTAAATTAAAG AAAATGttcct tcatcatcatcatcatcatcatcgcaaTTCAAAGCTTTCTactctcatcatcatcatcatcacaatctTCATAACAGCAATAACTGCTGATCAAAACAACAATCACTGCAAGCGAAGATGCGGAAAACAAACCGTGAACTACCCATTCGGATTCTCAGAAGGATGCAAAATCGAATTAACCTGCAGCAACAACGACAATCAAATCAAAATTGGTAACTCAACGGTTCAAAAACTGAACTCTGATAGCATATTCATATCTCTACCAGCGAAATGCAACCGTAGCACCAGTTTCATATACCCGCTTTTCGGTAAAAACTATGCTCCAACCTGGAACAACACCTTCCTCGTCCAGAGATGTAACCCAAGTCTTAATGGTTGTGTTATTCCAACTTCGATTTTTGCTGGAACACGTACAGACGTTGAAGGTTGTGATTCAAGAAAAAGTGATAACATCACCTGCTTCACGCAATTACAGCGTAAGAGAAAACGTGAGGATGTTCTTACGGTTAATGATTGGAAGAAAACTGGATGTGAATTGTTGTTCTCTGCTATTGCTGTTGATGACAGCACAGTCGATGAGGTTCCGCTTCAGTTTCAGGTGGTTGAGTTAGGGTGGTGGCTTGAAGGTCCTTGTTTATGTACTGATGATGCTAATTGTACGGAGGTTCGTCTTGCCGGAGGAAAACAAGGTTTCCGGTGTCGTTGCCGGGAAGGTTTAGTCGGAGATGGATTTGTAAACGGTACTGGTTGCCAGAGAG CTTCACATTGCAGTCTTTCAACACTTGGGTCTAGCAAATGTGCAAAAGCACTCAGAATTGGTTTACTTCTTGGAG TGATCATAATTGGAGCCTCAGTGACGGCTGCACTGTCTCTAGTATGCTACTTCACGAATCGCCGATCGACATGGCTAACAAAACAACTGACAGTAAGGCGCCTATTAAGAGAAGCTGCAGGAAACTACATTGTTCCTCTCTACCCTTACAAAGAAGTAGAAAGGGCCACAAATTTTTTCTCTGAGAAACACAGGCTAGGAACTGGTGCTTACGGCACCGTTTACGCTGGAAACCTTCACAACAACGAATTGGTTGCTATAAAAAAAATCAGGTATAGAGACACCAACAGTGTTGACCAAGTTATGAATGAAATCAAACTCCTATCTTCGGTAAGTCACCCGAATTTAGTTCGACTTTTAGGTTGCTGCATAGAAAAAGGAGAACACATACTTGTTTACGAGTATATGCCAAATGGAACACTATCTCAACATTTACAAAGGGAAAGAGGTGGAACACTTCCTTGGACAATAAGACTCACCATTGCCTCTGAAACTGCTAATGCTGTAGCGTTTCTTCATTCTTCAAATCCTCCGATTTATCACAGAGACATAAAATCTAGTAACATACTATTGGACTTTAGTTTTCAATCAAAAGTAGCAGATTTCGGACTTTCTAGGCTAGGCATGACAGAAATATCACATATCTCAACCGCGCCACAAGGGACTCCAGGTTATGTTGATCCACAATACCatcaaaactttcatctttcaGATAAAAGTGATGTCTATAGTTTCGGAGTTGTTTTGGTAGAGATAATAACAGCGATGAAAGTGGTTGATTTTGGTAGACCTCAAAGTGAGATAAATTTGGCAGCACTTGCTATTGAAAAAATTAGGAAAGGCCGTGTCGACGACATCATAGATCCTTTCCTTGATCTTAATAGGGACGCATGGACACTCTATTCTGTTAACAAGGTAGCTGAGCTTGCGTTTAGATGCCTCGCTTTTCATAGCGAATCTAGGCCCAGTATGATTGAAGTTGCTGAGGAGTTAGATCATATCAGACGTAGCGGATGGGCGACAATGGAGGAAACTATATGCTTAGGCTCATCGGTTGGATCCGGGTGTTCATCACCTCGTTATAATGGAAATGAGAATTTAGTCTCAAAGAATGAAATCCTGGTTGTTCCACAAAAGACTAATAGTTTTTTGCATACAATAGAGGAAGTGAAGGATGGTTCTCCTGAATCTGTTCATGGTACTTGGTCAAGTAGACCTAGCTCACCTTCAACAAACAGCTTGTTAGGAAATGTTGTTCAGTGA
- the LOC131626788 gene encoding wall-associated receptor kinase-like 14 isoform X1 has protein sequence MLLPEPELKLKKMFLHHHHHHHHHHHHHHHHHRNSKLSTLIIIIITIFITAITADQNNNHCKRRCGKQTVNYPFGFSEGCKIELTCSNNDNQIKIGNSTVQKLNSDSIFISLPAKCNRSTSFIYPLFGKNYAPTWNNTFLVQRCNPSLNGCVIPTSIFAGTRTDVEGCDSRKSDNITCFTQLQRKRKREDVLTVNDWKKTGCELLFSAIAVDDSTVDEVPLQFQVVELGWWLEGPCLCTDDANCTEVRLAGGKQGFRCRCREGLVGDGFVNGTGCQRASHCSLSTLGSSKCAKALRIGLLLGVIIIGASVTAALSLVCYFTNRRSTWLTKQLTVRRLLREAAGNYIVPLYPYKEVERATNFFSEKHRLGTGAYGTVYAGNLHNNELVAIKKIRYRDTNSVDQVMNEIKLLSSVSHPNLVRLLGCCIEKGEHILVYEYMPNGTLSQHLQRERGGTLPWTIRLTIASETANAVAFLHSSNPPIYHRDIKSSNILLDFSFQSKVADFGLSRLGMTEISHISTAPQGTPGYVDPQYHQNFHLSDKSDVYSFGVVLVEIITAMKVVDFGRPQSEINLAALAIEKIRKGRVDDIIDPFLDLNRDAWTLYSVNKVAELAFRCLAFHSESRPSMIEVAEELDHIRRSGWATMEETICLGSSVGSGCSSPRYNGNENLVSKNEILVVPQKTNSFLHTIEEVKDGSPESVHGTWSSRPSSPSTNSLLGNVVQ, from the exons ATGTTGCTGCCAGAGCCAGAACTTAAATTAAAG AAAATGttccttcatcatcatcatcatcatcatcatcatcatcatcatcatcatcatcatcatcgcaaTTCAAAGCTTTCTactctcatcatcatcatcatcacaatctTCATAACAGCAATAACTGCTGATCAAAACAACAATCACTGCAAGCGAAGATGCGGAAAACAAACCGTGAACTACCCATTCGGATTCTCAGAAGGATGCAAAATCGAATTAACCTGCAGCAACAACGACAATCAAATCAAAATTGGTAACTCAACGGTTCAAAAACTGAACTCTGATAGCATATTCATATCTCTACCAGCGAAATGCAACCGTAGCACCAGTTTCATATACCCGCTTTTCGGTAAAAACTATGCTCCAACCTGGAACAACACCTTCCTCGTCCAGAGATGTAACCCAAGTCTTAATGGTTGTGTTATTCCAACTTCGATTTTTGCTGGAACACGTACAGACGTTGAAGGTTGTGATTCAAGAAAAAGTGATAACATCACCTGCTTCACGCAATTACAGCGTAAGAGAAAACGTGAGGATGTTCTTACGGTTAATGATTGGAAGAAAACTGGATGTGAATTGTTGTTCTCTGCTATTGCTGTTGATGACAGCACAGTCGATGAGGTTCCGCTTCAGTTTCAGGTGGTTGAGTTAGGGTGGTGGCTTGAAGGTCCTTGTTTATGTACTGATGATGCTAATTGTACGGAGGTTCGTCTTGCCGGAGGAAAACAAGGTTTCCGGTGTCGTTGCCGGGAAGGTTTAGTCGGAGATGGATTTGTAAACGGTACTGGTTGCCAGAGAG CTTCACATTGCAGTCTTTCAACACTTGGGTCTAGCAAATGTGCAAAAGCACTCAGAATTGGTTTACTTCTTGGAG TGATCATAATTGGAGCCTCAGTGACGGCTGCACTGTCTCTAGTATGCTACTTCACGAATCGCCGATCGACATGGCTAACAAAACAACTGACAGTAAGGCGCCTATTAAGAGAAGCTGCAGGAAACTACATTGTTCCTCTCTACCCTTACAAAGAAGTAGAAAGGGCCACAAATTTTTTCTCTGAGAAACACAGGCTAGGAACTGGTGCTTACGGCACCGTTTACGCTGGAAACCTTCACAACAACGAATTGGTTGCTATAAAAAAAATCAGGTATAGAGACACCAACAGTGTTGACCAAGTTATGAATGAAATCAAACTCCTATCTTCGGTAAGTCACCCGAATTTAGTTCGACTTTTAGGTTGCTGCATAGAAAAAGGAGAACACATACTTGTTTACGAGTATATGCCAAATGGAACACTATCTCAACATTTACAAAGGGAAAGAGGTGGAACACTTCCTTGGACAATAAGACTCACCATTGCCTCTGAAACTGCTAATGCTGTAGCGTTTCTTCATTCTTCAAATCCTCCGATTTATCACAGAGACATAAAATCTAGTAACATACTATTGGACTTTAGTTTTCAATCAAAAGTAGCAGATTTCGGACTTTCTAGGCTAGGCATGACAGAAATATCACATATCTCAACCGCGCCACAAGGGACTCCAGGTTATGTTGATCCACAATACCatcaaaactttcatctttcaGATAAAAGTGATGTCTATAGTTTCGGAGTTGTTTTGGTAGAGATAATAACAGCGATGAAAGTGGTTGATTTTGGTAGACCTCAAAGTGAGATAAATTTGGCAGCACTTGCTATTGAAAAAATTAGGAAAGGCCGTGTCGACGACATCATAGATCCTTTCCTTGATCTTAATAGGGACGCATGGACACTCTATTCTGTTAACAAGGTAGCTGAGCTTGCGTTTAGATGCCTCGCTTTTCATAGCGAATCTAGGCCCAGTATGATTGAAGTTGCTGAGGAGTTAGATCATATCAGACGTAGCGGATGGGCGACAATGGAGGAAACTATATGCTTAGGCTCATCGGTTGGATCCGGGTGTTCATCACCTCGTTATAATGGAAATGAGAATTTAGTCTCAAAGAATGAAATCCTGGTTGTTCCACAAAAGACTAATAGTTTTTTGCATACAATAGAGGAAGTGAAGGATGGTTCTCCTGAATCTGTTCATGGTACTTGGTCAAGTAGACCTAGCTCACCTTCAACAAACAGCTTGTTAGGAAATGTTGTTCAGTGA